The following coding sequences are from one Pseudomonas mendocina window:
- a CDS encoding diguanylate cyclase domain-containing protein, whose product MDKVPHALQQHLQQLGLQFSERLRQELPQLGQQARQLLEVDESERERLLQSLRDQLHRLAGSAGTFGFAQLGQQARELEQQAERWMERLLRQQQNLNEFIGALQELGEQPAIASASQEPGDHKRKQPRSEDGSRHIYILEGEVAVGENMRQTLNNFGYHAEHFNSIAGLDAALQQRLPDALIIDANLPDEASCGLEYANQLRARLEEALPLLVLTDQQDDFATQLQAVRAGAMGLFSKPVDIPQLESRLERCFTQQSGEPYRVLIADDDQDLASRYSLVLRDAGMLVEVLHDPAQIFNHLRDFNPEVILLDVNMPDCTGPELAQIIRCNDDWLRIPIIYLSAETDFGKQMNALIKAGDDFVSKPISDNALVATVFSRAQRARLLSDALARDSLTGLLKHADIKEQVAIELERALRSGDRASVVMLDIDHFKRVNDEHGHAAGDNVIRALANLLRQRLRRVDSLGRYGGEEFLAVLPDCTPQQAKLIVDEIRQRFAELHFIADGREFSCTLSAGVAGTDVHSEAEQLRERADKALYAAKYNGRNQVQIAASEEHRG is encoded by the coding sequence ATGGATAAGGTTCCTCACGCCCTGCAACAGCATCTGCAACAGCTTGGCCTGCAGTTCAGTGAACGCCTGCGCCAGGAGCTGCCGCAGCTTGGGCAACAGGCCAGACAATTGCTGGAGGTGGATGAAAGCGAACGCGAACGCCTGCTGCAGAGCCTGCGTGACCAGTTGCACAGGCTGGCAGGCAGCGCCGGCACCTTCGGTTTTGCCCAGCTCGGCCAGCAAGCCCGTGAACTGGAACAACAGGCCGAACGCTGGATGGAGCGCCTGCTGCGCCAGCAGCAGAACCTCAACGAATTCATCGGCGCCCTGCAGGAACTGGGCGAACAGCCGGCAATTGCCAGTGCCTCCCAGGAACCTGGTGATCACAAGCGCAAGCAGCCGCGCAGCGAGGATGGCAGCCGCCATATCTACATCCTCGAAGGCGAAGTCGCAGTCGGCGAAAACATGCGTCAGACCCTGAACAACTTCGGCTACCACGCCGAACACTTCAACTCCATCGCTGGCCTCGACGCCGCCCTGCAGCAACGCCTGCCGGACGCTCTGATCATCGACGCCAACCTGCCCGATGAAGCCAGCTGTGGCCTGGAGTACGCCAACCAACTGCGTGCGCGCCTGGAAGAGGCTCTGCCATTGCTGGTGCTGACCGACCAGCAGGACGACTTCGCCACCCAATTGCAGGCCGTACGGGCCGGTGCGATGGGGCTGTTCAGCAAGCCGGTGGACATTCCACAACTGGAAAGCCGCCTTGAACGCTGCTTCACCCAACAAAGCGGCGAGCCCTACCGGGTGTTGATCGCCGACGACGACCAGGATCTGGCCAGCCGCTACAGCCTGGTACTACGCGACGCCGGCATGCTGGTGGAAGTGCTGCACGATCCTGCGCAGATCTTCAACCACCTGCGCGACTTCAACCCCGAAGTAATACTGCTCGACGTCAACATGCCGGACTGCACCGGTCCCGAACTGGCGCAGATCATCCGCTGCAACGACGACTGGCTACGCATCCCGATCATCTACCTGTCGGCGGAAACCGATTTCGGCAAACAGATGAATGCCCTGATCAAGGCCGGCGACGACTTCGTCAGCAAGCCGATCTCCGACAACGCGCTGGTCGCCACCGTGTTCTCCCGCGCTCAGCGCGCACGCCTGCTCTCCGATGCGCTGGCGCGTGACAGCCTCACCGGCCTGCTCAAACACGCTGACATCAAGGAGCAGGTGGCCATCGAGCTGGAGCGCGCCCTGCGCAGTGGTGACCGCGCCAGCGTGGTGATGCTCGACATCGACCACTTCAAGCGGGTCAACGACGAACACGGCCATGCCGCAGGGGACAACGTCATCCGTGCGCTGGCCAACCTGCTGCGCCAGCGCCTGCGCCGGGTCGACAGCCTGGGTCGCTATGGTGGGGAGGAGTTTCTCGCCGTGCTACCGGATTGCACGCCGCAGCAGGCCAAACTGATCGTCGACGAGATTCGCCAACGCTTCGCCGAGCTGCACTTCATCGCCGATGGCAGGGAGTTCTCCTGCACACTGAGTGCCGGTGTCGCCGGCACCGATGTGCACAGTGAAGCCGAGCAACTGCGCGAACGCGCCGACAAGGCGCTATACGCCGCCAAATACAACGGGCGCAATCAGGTGCAGATAGCGGCGTCGGAAGAACATCGCGGCTGA
- the dibA gene encoding phosphodiesterase DibA, with product MRIDTAALRLTLGYLLLAGLWILLSDHLLAALGLSVAEQERLQSLKGLVFVTLTAALLYLVLRRHAQQYRRARLQLAGNEERLRLALDATHDGLWDWDVSQRRVFFSEGYAALLGLTPQALGNTREDWAERLHPDDRERALQALGAEADADHYENIYRLRHADGSYRWIHSRGRLLRDEMNQPQRFLGIASDITQQRANDDSLRQAAAVFDATQEGVLVTDPQQRIVHVNPAFSRITGYSTDEILGQHPNLLKSGRHDTAFYQSLWHALQNRGAWSGEVWNRRKSGEIYPQWQCIRVIHDEQGRVSHYVAVFSDITALKRSQRELDYLAHHDPLSNLPNRLLFTERIAHALERSSGEQLRGAVLLIDLDHFKHINESLGHNVGDLLLKGVGERLQQDLPSGSTLARLGGDEFGLLCENCAEAPQAAELAQRLLRCLESPFRLDGHELYIGASIGISLFPGDADSVEQVLRNADSALFKAKSSGREGYAFYVQELTDYARQRVELASSLRHALDNDELRVYYQPLHDLQDGSQVGMEALVRWQHPQRGLVPPAEFIPIAEDNGMIGAIDSWVLEQACRQMVRWNAQGGSPRFVAVNISSRLFSRGELDLKVAQVLADTGLNPSQLELEVTESAVMEDPAAAQLLLTRLRALGVRLAIDDFGTGYSSLARLKRLPVDKLKLDQSFVRGLPNDPEDAAIARAVIALGHSLDLKILAEGIEQLEQADFLRELGCDYGQGYHFGRPQPVSGAASASSAGKAQDSQDSTRG from the coding sequence ATGCGTATCGACACCGCCGCCTTGCGTCTGACCCTGGGCTACCTACTGCTTGCCGGGCTGTGGATTCTGCTCAGCGACCACCTGCTGGCGGCCCTCGGTCTGTCCGTGGCTGAGCAGGAACGCCTGCAATCACTCAAAGGGTTGGTCTTCGTCACCCTCACGGCCGCCCTGCTGTATCTGGTGCTGCGTCGGCATGCCCAGCAGTACCGTCGAGCCCGCCTGCAACTGGCCGGCAACGAGGAGCGCCTGCGCCTGGCGCTGGACGCCACCCATGACGGCCTGTGGGACTGGGATGTATCGCAACGTCGGGTGTTCTTCTCCGAAGGCTACGCCGCGCTGCTCGGCCTCACGCCTCAGGCGCTGGGCAATACCCGTGAAGACTGGGCCGAGCGCCTGCATCCGGATGATCGTGAGCGCGCCTTGCAGGCACTCGGCGCCGAAGCGGACGCCGATCACTACGAGAACATCTACCGCCTGCGCCACGCCGATGGCAGCTATCGCTGGATTCACTCGCGCGGCCGCCTGCTGCGCGACGAGATGAACCAGCCGCAGCGCTTCCTCGGCATCGCCAGCGACATCACCCAACAACGCGCCAACGATGACAGCCTGCGCCAGGCTGCGGCGGTTTTCGATGCGACCCAGGAAGGCGTGCTGGTTACCGATCCGCAGCAGCGCATCGTCCACGTCAACCCGGCGTTCAGCCGTATCACCGGCTACAGCACCGATGAAATCCTTGGCCAGCACCCCAACCTGCTCAAGTCCGGCCGTCACGATACGGCCTTCTATCAAAGTCTGTGGCACGCCCTGCAGAACCGCGGAGCCTGGAGCGGCGAGGTATGGAACCGACGCAAGAGCGGGGAGATCTACCCGCAGTGGCAGTGCATCCGCGTCATCCACGACGAACAAGGACGCGTCAGTCATTACGTCGCGGTGTTTTCCGATATCACTGCCCTCAAGCGCTCGCAACGCGAGCTGGACTACCTGGCTCACCACGACCCGCTGAGCAACCTGCCCAACCGCCTGCTGTTCACCGAGCGGATCGCGCATGCCCTGGAGCGCAGCTCGGGCGAACAGCTGCGCGGCGCGGTGCTGCTGATCGACCTCGACCACTTCAAGCACATCAACGAGAGCCTCGGCCATAACGTCGGCGATCTTCTGCTCAAGGGGGTGGGCGAGCGCCTGCAGCAGGATCTGCCCAGCGGCAGCACCCTCGCGCGCCTGGGTGGTGACGAATTCGGCCTGCTGTGCGAGAACTGCGCCGAAGCCCCGCAAGCGGCCGAACTGGCGCAGCGTCTGCTGCGCTGCCTGGAGTCACCCTTTCGCCTGGATGGGCACGAGCTGTATATCGGTGCCAGTATCGGCATCAGCCTGTTCCCCGGGGACGCCGATAGCGTAGAGCAGGTACTGCGCAATGCCGACTCGGCACTGTTCAAGGCCAAGAGCAGCGGCCGTGAAGGTTATGCCTTCTACGTCCAGGAGCTGACCGACTACGCCAGGCAACGTGTGGAACTGGCCAGCAGTCTGCGCCATGCCCTCGACAACGACGAACTGCGGGTTTACTACCAGCCACTGCACGATCTGCAAGATGGCAGTCAGGTGGGAATGGAGGCATTGGTACGCTGGCAGCATCCGCAGCGCGGCCTGGTGCCTCCGGCCGAGTTCATCCCCATCGCCGAAGACAACGGCATGATCGGCGCCATCGACAGCTGGGTGCTGGAGCAGGCGTGCCGCCAGATGGTGCGCTGGAATGCCCAGGGCGGTTCACCGCGATTCGTCGCGGTGAACATTTCCAGCCGCCTGTTCAGCCGCGGCGAACTCGATCTGAAAGTGGCCCAGGTGCTGGCCGACACGGGTCTGAACCCCTCCCAACTGGAGCTGGAGGTCACCGAAAGCGCTGTGATGGAAGATCCGGCCGCCGCCCAGTTGCTGCTGACCCGTCTGCGTGCCCTGGGCGTACGCCTGGCCATCGATGACTTCGGCACCGGCTACAGCTCGCTGGCCCGCTTGAAACGCCTGCCGGTGGATAAGCTGAAACTCGATCAGAGCTTCGTCCGTGGCCTGCCCAATGATCCCGAAGACGCCGCCATCGCCCGCGCCGTGATCGCGCTGGGCCACAGCCTGGATCTGAAGATACTCGCCGAGGGCATCGAACAACTCGAGCAGGCTGATTTCCTCCGCGAACTAGGCTGCGACTACGGCCAGGGCTACCACTTCGGCCGCCCGCAGCCGGTATCTGGCGCTGCATCGGCCAGCAGCGCGGGCAAGGCACAGGACAGCCAGGACAGCACGAGGGGCTGA
- the cysW gene encoding sulfate ABC transporter permease subunit CysW produces MKKPQDWRQWALVVLGLTVVALMLLVPLALIFTKALAGGLGLLWSNLGEDYMLHAIGLTLLVAAITVPLNLCFGICLAWCVTHYDFRGRKLLTTLIDIPYAVSPVVAGLCYLVVYGLESFIGRWFYDNGMQLMFAWPGIVMVTVFVTAPYVARILIPVMQAQGQDEETAAMCLGASGWQIFRRISLPKIKWALLYGVVVTNARAVGEFGAVSVVSGTIINQTLTLPLLVDQLNNDYKPAAAFTAAGLLACMALLTLFLKTFMEWRQRRLMQRAEA; encoded by the coding sequence ATGAAAAAGCCTCAGGATTGGCGCCAGTGGGCGCTGGTAGTACTCGGTCTGACGGTGGTGGCACTGATGCTGCTGGTGCCGTTGGCGTTGATCTTCACCAAGGCGCTGGCTGGCGGTCTGGGCCTGCTGTGGAGCAACCTCGGCGAGGACTACATGCTCCACGCCATCGGCCTGACCCTGCTGGTGGCAGCGATCACCGTGCCGCTGAACCTGTGCTTCGGTATCTGCCTGGCCTGGTGCGTGACGCACTACGACTTCCGTGGACGCAAGCTGCTGACCACCCTGATCGACATTCCCTACGCGGTGTCGCCGGTGGTTGCCGGTCTCTGCTACCTGGTGGTCTACGGCCTGGAAAGCTTTATCGGTCGCTGGTTCTACGATAACGGTATGCAGCTGATGTTCGCCTGGCCGGGCATCGTCATGGTCACCGTGTTCGTCACTGCGCCTTACGTGGCGCGCATCCTGATTCCGGTGATGCAGGCCCAGGGCCAGGACGAGGAAACCGCCGCCATGTGCCTGGGCGCCAGCGGCTGGCAGATCTTCCGCCGCATCAGCCTGCCGAAGATCAAATGGGCGCTGCTGTACGGCGTGGTGGTGACCAACGCGCGTGCGGTCGGCGAGTTCGGTGCGGTGTCGGTGGTCTCCGGCACCATCATCAACCAGACCCTGACTCTGCCGCTGCTGGTCGATCAGCTCAACAACGACTACAAGCCTGCGGCGGCCTTCACTGCAGCCGGCCTGCTGGCGTGCATGGCGCTGCTCACGTTGTTCCTCAAGACCTTCATGGAGTGGCGTCAGCGCCGCCTGATGCAGCGCGCCGAGGCGTGA
- a CDS encoding PAS domain S-box protein produces the protein MNSSPRPIPIRWIVIGGSLCLAIFFALLGRQALHEREALWQLQMNRQAEAQRLALQSFQHGLRERAQLLAEAIAADAWVAELVRQAHALPAGDTSALASIRNQLYTRLAPRWRNLQAHRPFRLYVHLAGDARVLLRVHQPQHFADTPSAMSTLVMETLRSNRSRAGLTQDHDGVDMHAIAPLQVDGQSGLWSVGAIGVTMNVLDDLPQLDQDLGSGIAVLVNTPQDGKDTASDHSWRLISQSRPQAQRWLAAGELPQPEQGSTPSLLEDDGRHYLLSQLVLAHTDSRPAATALTWRDVSELYAVHVHDKRWLVGKWLLAWCGAETLLLILLRATRRSTQRLMQRQQSALHALNEIAALPNLSSREQLREALRMGADYFELPLGVIGLIDGDSYRVLVQVSPNGELQDGQLFNLGETYCSLAFVQDDVLSIERMATSPYREHPCYQRFALESYIGIAIWIGGRRVGTLAFCDQQMRERPFDENEREFLRLFARWVGAILERDQQEQARQTLLERLASIIEGTDVGTWEWNVQSGATVFNERWAQMLGYRLDELQPTTVETWKHFCHPDDRLPSEQLLRRHFAGEVASYDSQIRMRHRDGRWLWIQVRGRLSSRDELGRPLLMYGTHTDISEARRREDAVIEARAFLQTLLDSAVGVSIVATDPEGLITLFNSGAERLLGYRSEEVVGLRTPVCFHLPSEVEARASELSRLAGRPVEGVEVFNHNIRGGEPETRQWTYLHKDGSQRRVNLTTNAIFDTSGQITGFLGIASDISALQQATRALQQSESRFRGLVANLPGVVYRCSNDSSWSMRYISDEILSLTGYPPTDFIDNRVRSFSSIVHPDDLPITYRANDSIARHEVLELTYRLRHADGHSVWVREKGRGEYDSQGRLVWIDGFIWDISERKVMEDELRLSQQLFSSAFATAPQGMALVAIDGRWLEVNDELCRMLGYSREELLALDFQRITHPDDLDADLRNVDDLLAGRISAYQMEKRYLDKHGQVLWVLLSTAVVRDGEGRPVHLVAQIQDFSDRVAAERAIREREHYLSTLLDNVIDAIVTLDESGQIETFNHAAERIFGYRQADIAGQNIARLIPPSADHGSPRTWALGQPRELEGLRHNGERFALELAVSQISHQGQARFIAVIRDIAERKRIEQMKNEFVSTVSHELRTPLTAIAGSLGLINGGALGEVPQTMRQMLSIAQANSQRLSELINDLLDMEKLVAGKMRFDLLTQPLKPLLEQAVLHNQPYADQHQVRLNLQVEDDAPVRVDAQRLAQVLANLLSNAAKFAPAGSTVEVRLGNAGQYLRTSVSDQGPGIPAAFHSRIFAKFSQADSGDTRRKGGTGLGLAICKEIIERMGGRIGFDSVPGQGATFWFELPRDSEPAS, from the coding sequence GTGAACAGCTCGCCCCGGCCGATCCCAATCCGCTGGATCGTGATCGGCGGCAGTCTGTGTCTGGCGATCTTCTTCGCCCTGCTCGGCCGCCAAGCACTGCATGAACGTGAAGCGCTCTGGCAGCTTCAAATGAACAGACAGGCGGAGGCCCAGCGCCTGGCCTTGCAAAGCTTCCAGCATGGCCTGCGCGAGCGTGCTCAACTGCTCGCGGAAGCTATCGCCGCCGATGCCTGGGTAGCAGAGTTGGTGCGCCAGGCCCATGCTCTGCCGGCAGGTGACACAAGCGCTCTGGCCAGCATCCGCAATCAGCTCTATACGCGCCTGGCCCCACGCTGGCGCAACCTGCAGGCGCATCGCCCCTTTCGTCTTTACGTGCATCTGGCGGGCGATGCACGGGTGTTGTTGCGTGTCCACCAGCCCCAGCATTTCGCCGATACGCCAAGCGCCATGAGTACCCTGGTCATGGAAACCCTGCGTAGCAACCGCAGCCGAGCAGGGTTGACCCAGGATCACGACGGCGTCGACATGCACGCCATCGCCCCCTTGCAGGTCGACGGCCAATCCGGCCTGTGGTCGGTCGGCGCCATCGGCGTGACCATGAACGTGCTCGATGACCTGCCACAGCTCGACCAGGATCTCGGCAGCGGTATCGCCGTGCTGGTGAACACGCCTCAGGACGGCAAAGATACCGCCTCGGATCACAGCTGGCGCCTGATAAGTCAGTCCCGCCCGCAAGCGCAACGCTGGCTGGCCGCTGGCGAACTGCCCCAGCCTGAGCAGGGCAGCACCCCGAGCCTGCTGGAAGATGACGGCCGCCATTACCTGTTGAGCCAGTTGGTACTGGCACATACCGACTCGCGCCCTGCGGCAACGGCACTGACCTGGCGCGACGTCAGCGAGCTGTATGCCGTGCATGTGCACGACAAACGCTGGCTGGTGGGCAAATGGCTGCTGGCCTGGTGCGGTGCCGAAACCCTGCTGCTGATTCTGTTACGCGCCACCCGACGCAGCACCCAACGGCTGATGCAGCGCCAGCAGAGCGCCTTGCACGCGCTCAATGAAATCGCGGCCTTGCCGAACCTGAGCAGCAGGGAGCAATTACGCGAAGCATTGCGCATGGGCGCGGATTATTTCGAGCTACCGCTCGGTGTGATCGGCCTGATCGATGGCGACAGCTATCGCGTACTGGTACAGGTATCGCCCAACGGTGAACTGCAGGACGGTCAACTGTTCAACCTGGGCGAGACCTATTGCAGCCTGGCCTTCGTACAGGACGATGTCCTGAGCATCGAACGAATGGCCACCTCGCCTTATCGCGAACACCCCTGCTACCAGCGCTTCGCCCTGGAAAGCTATATCGGCATCGCCATCTGGATCGGCGGTCGACGCGTCGGCACCCTGGCCTTTTGCGACCAGCAGATGCGCGAGCGCCCGTTCGATGAAAACGAGCGCGAATTCCTCCGCCTGTTCGCCCGCTGGGTCGGTGCCATCCTTGAGCGCGATCAACAGGAACAGGCACGCCAGACCCTGCTAGAACGCCTGGCCAGCATCATCGAAGGCACCGACGTCGGCACCTGGGAGTGGAACGTGCAGAGTGGCGCGACGGTATTCAACGAGCGCTGGGCACAGATGCTCGGCTACCGACTCGACGAGTTGCAACCCACCACCGTGGAGACCTGGAAGCACTTCTGCCACCCCGATGATCGCCTGCCCAGCGAACAGCTGCTGCGTCGGCATTTCGCCGGCGAAGTGGCGTCCTACGACAGCCAGATCCGCATGCGCCACCGCGACGGTCGCTGGCTGTGGATACAGGTGCGCGGGCGCCTTTCCAGCCGTGACGAGCTGGGTCGTCCGTTGTTGATGTATGGCACCCATACCGATATCAGCGAGGCACGTAGGCGCGAGGACGCCGTGATCGAAGCACGCGCCTTCCTGCAGACATTGCTGGACTCGGCCGTCGGCGTATCGATCGTCGCCACTGACCCGGAGGGGTTGATCACCCTCTTCAACTCCGGCGCAGAACGCTTGCTGGGTTATCGCAGCGAGGAAGTCGTGGGCCTGCGAACGCCTGTCTGCTTCCACTTGCCCAGCGAGGTCGAAGCGCGCGCCAGCGAACTCAGCCGTCTCGCCGGGCGGCCGGTCGAAGGTGTCGAGGTGTTCAACCACAATATCCGTGGCGGCGAACCGGAAACCCGCCAGTGGACTTACCTGCACAAGGACGGCAGCCAGCGCCGGGTCAACCTCACCACCAACGCCATCTTCGACACCAGCGGCCAGATTACCGGTTTTCTCGGCATCGCCAGCGACATCAGCGCCCTGCAGCAGGCCACGCGTGCATTGCAGCAGAGCGAGAGCCGTTTTCGCGGCCTGGTCGCCAACCTGCCTGGCGTGGTCTATCGCTGTTCCAACGACAGCAGTTGGAGCATGCGTTACATCAGCGACGAAATTCTCAGCCTCACCGGTTACCCACCCACGGACTTCATCGACAACCGCGTGCGCAGCTTCTCCAGCATCGTGCACCCGGACGACCTGCCCATCACCTACCGGGCCAACGACAGTATCGCCCGACACGAAGTGCTCGAGCTGACCTACCGCCTACGCCATGCCGATGGACACAGCGTCTGGGTGCGCGAGAAAGGCCGCGGCGAGTACGACTCGCAGGGCCGCCTGGTGTGGATCGATGGCTTCATCTGGGACATCAGCGAGCGCAAGGTCATGGAAGACGAACTGCGCCTGAGCCAGCAACTGTTCAGCAGCGCCTTCGCCACGGCGCCACAAGGCATGGCACTGGTGGCCATCGACGGGCGCTGGCTGGAGGTCAACGACGAGCTTTGCCGCATGCTCGGTTACAGCCGGGAAGAACTGCTGGCCCTCGACTTCCAGCGCATCACCCACCCCGACGACCTCGACGCCGACCTGCGCAATGTCGACGACCTGCTGGCCGGGCGAATCAGCGCCTACCAGATGGAGAAACGCTACCTGGACAAGCACGGCCAGGTGCTCTGGGTGCTGCTCAGCACCGCCGTGGTACGTGATGGCGAAGGCCGCCCGGTGCATCTGGTCGCACAGATCCAGGACTTCAGCGACCGGGTCGCCGCCGAACGGGCGATACGCGAGCGCGAGCACTACCTGAGCACCCTGCTCGACAACGTCATCGACGCCATCGTCACACTGGATGAAAGCGGCCAGATCGAAACCTTCAACCACGCCGCCGAGCGCATATTCGGCTATCGCCAGGCTGATATCGCCGGCCAGAACATCGCCCGCTTGATACCACCCTCAGCAGATCACGGCTCACCACGCACCTGGGCCCTGGGCCAGCCGCGCGAGCTGGAAGGCTTGCGCCACAATGGCGAGCGCTTCGCCCTGGAACTGGCGGTGTCGCAGATCAGCCACCAGGGCCAGGCGCGCTTCATCGCGGTGATCCGCGACATCGCCGAGCGCAAGCGTATCGAGCAGATGAAGAACGAGTTCGTCTCCACCGTCAGTCACGAACTGCGCACGCCACTGACCGCCATCGCCGGCTCGCTCGGCCTGATCAACGGTGGCGCGCTCGGCGAAGTCCCACAGACCATGCGCCAGATGCTGAGCATCGCCCAGGCCAACAGCCAGCGCCTGAGCGAGCTGATCAACGACCTGCTGGACATGGAAAAGCTGGTGGCCGGCAAGATGCGCTTCGACCTGCTGACGCAGCCGCTAAAACCGCTGCTGGAACAGGCCGTGCTGCATAACCAGCCCTACGCCGATCAACACCAGGTGCGCCTGAACCTGCAGGTGGAGGACGATGCGCCCGTGCGCGTCGATGCCCAGCGCCTGGCCCAGGTGCTGGCCAACCTGCTGTCCAATGCCGCCAAGTTCGCCCCGGCCGGCAGTACGGTCGAAGTGCGCCTGGGCAATGCGGGGCAATACCTGCGCACCAGCGTCAGCGACCAGGGGCCGGGGATTCCGGCGGCGTTTCATTCACGCATCTTCGCCAAGTTCTCCCAGGCCGACTCCGGCGATACCCGGCGCAAAGGCGGCACCGGCCTGGGCCTGGCGATCTGCAAGGAAATCATCGAACGCATGGGCGGACGTATCGGCTTCGACTCGGTGCCGGGCCAGGGCGCGACCTTCTGGTTCGAGCTGCCGCGCGACAGCGAGCCAGCCTCATGA
- a CDS encoding response regulator: protein MTELKRILHVEDDPSIQAVAKVALEAVGGFQVLSCASGQEALDQVQGFAPDFILLDVMMPGMDGPRTLELLRQLVDLEQTPVAFMTAKVQPSEVDHYRSLGARDVIIKPFDPMQLASQVRQIWSERHG, encoded by the coding sequence ATGACTGAACTCAAGCGCATCCTTCACGTCGAGGATGACCCGTCGATCCAGGCCGTGGCCAAGGTCGCGCTGGAGGCCGTCGGCGGTTTTCAGGTGCTCAGCTGTGCCAGTGGCCAGGAGGCCCTCGATCAGGTGCAGGGCTTCGCCCCCGATTTCATCCTGCTGGACGTGATGATGCCCGGCATGGATGGCCCCAGGACACTGGAACTGCTGCGTCAGCTGGTCGACCTCGAACAGACGCCGGTGGCCTTCATGACCGCCAAGGTGCAACCCAGTGAAGTCGATCACTACCGTAGCCTGGGCGCGCGCGATGTGATCATCAAGCCGTTCGACCCCATGCAGCTCGCCAGCCAGGTGCGGCAGATCTGGAGCGAACGTCATGGATAA
- the desA gene encoding delta-9 fatty acid desaturase DesA codes for MWYNGLLDLSVWQLVAATLLMTHVTIVSVTVYLHRYSAHRALELHPALKHFFRFWLWLSTGQNTREWTAIHRKHHAKCETVDDPHSPVIKGLGTVLRKGAELYQEEAKNQETLRIYGKNCPDDWIERNVYSRFPIGGVTLMAVIDLLLFGVAGITVWAIQMMWIPVWAAGVINGLGHAVGYRNFECRDAATNLVPWGILIGGEELHNNHHTYPNSAKLSVKKWEFDMGWAWIKLFSLLGLAKVQRVAPIAHRVEGKGHLDMDTAMAILNNRFQIMAQYRKLVIAPLVKQEVAKADASVRHLFHRAKRLLSREPSLLEEQHHARIADMLAQSQALKVIYEKRLALQQIWVKTSSNGHDMLEAMKQWVHEAEASGIQSLREFAEQLKTYSLRPANATA; via the coding sequence ATGTGGTACAACGGTTTACTCGACCTTTCGGTCTGGCAGCTGGTGGCTGCGACTTTGCTGATGACGCACGTGACCATTGTAAGTGTCACCGTCTATCTGCACCGCTACTCCGCGCACCGTGCACTGGAACTGCACCCCGCGCTCAAGCATTTCTTCCGTTTCTGGCTGTGGTTGAGCACAGGCCAGAACACACGCGAGTGGACCGCGATTCACCGTAAACATCACGCCAAGTGCGAAACTGTCGACGATCCGCACAGCCCAGTCATCAAGGGCCTTGGTACTGTGTTGCGCAAAGGTGCCGAACTCTATCAGGAAGAGGCCAAGAACCAGGAAACCCTGCGTATCTATGGCAAGAATTGCCCGGACGACTGGATCGAGCGCAATGTCTACAGCCGCTTCCCCATCGGTGGTGTGACGCTGATGGCGGTGATCGACCTGTTGCTGTTTGGTGTGGCCGGCATCACCGTATGGGCGATCCAGATGATGTGGATTCCGGTCTGGGCGGCAGGTGTGATCAATGGCCTGGGTCATGCCGTAGGCTACCGCAACTTCGAATGCCGCGATGCCGCCACCAACCTTGTGCCCTGGGGCATCCTGATTGGCGGTGAAGAACTGCACAACAACCATCACACCTATCCGAACTCGGCCAAGCTGTCGGTGAAGAAGTGGGAGTTCGACATGGGCTGGGCCTGGATCAAGCTGTTCAGCTTGCTGGGACTGGCCAAGGTACAGCGCGTTGCGCCTATCGCTCACCGTGTCGAAGGCAAGGGGCATCTGGACATGGACACCGCCATGGCCATCCTCAACAACCGTTTCCAGATCATGGCGCAGTACCGCAAGCTGGTCATCGCGCCGTTGGTCAAACAGGAAGTGGCCAAGGCTGACGCGTCCGTTCGTCACCTTTTTCATCGCGCCAAGCGCTTGCTGTCGCGCGAACCGAGCCTGCTGGAAGAGCAGCATCACGCGCGCATCGCCGACATGCTGGCGCAGAGTCAGGCCCTGAAAGTGATCTACGAGAAGCGCCTGGCACTGCAGCAGATCTGGGTCAAGACCAGCAGCAATGGGCATGACATGCTCGAAGCCATGAAGCAGTGGGTGCATGAGGCCGAGGCCAGCGGTATCCAATCGCTGCGCGAATTCGCCGAGCAACTCAAGACTTACTCGCTACGTCCTGCCAACGCGACCGCCTGA